The Chthonomonadales bacterium genome contains the following window.
GGTAGTCGCCGTCGAAGACCACCTTGAGGATGCCGGCGTTGATGATCATCTTGGCGCACCCGTTACAGGGCTGGCAGGTGACATAGAGGGTGGAGTCGCGAGTGGATACGCCGTTGAGCGCGGCCTGCACGATGGCGTTCGTCTCGGCGTGAACCGCGCGCACGCAGTGGCCGGACTGCATACATCCGTTGGGCCACTCGTGCTCTGGCCCGCCGGGCGGGCAGTGCTCCAGGCCGCGCGGCGCGCCGTTGTAGCCCGTCGTCAGTATGCGCCGGTCCAGCGCGATCACGGCTCCGACCGACCGCCGAGGACAGGTGGCGCGCGTCGCGACGTCACGCGCGATCTGCATGAAGTACTCGTCCCAGCTCGGGCGCTCCAAAGCAGACCTCCACGTGCGGCCGTGCCGGCTGGCGCCGGCGAAGCGGCCGCGTCGAAGCGGGCAGTCTCCCGGCAGGGGGGAGAGCAGCCGAGGAAGCGGGACGCGAGCGACATGCCCGCCAGAACGCGTGGCCGGCGGCCCGTCAGGAGCC
Protein-coding sequences here:
- a CDS encoding cytidine/deoxycytidylate deaminase family protein translates to MGSATRAAWARSAPSRPPAAPDGPPATRSGGHVARVPLPRLLSPLPGDCPLRRGRFAGASRHGRTWRSALERPSWDEYFMQIARDVATRATCPRRSVGAVIALDRRILTTGYNGAPRGLEHCPPGGPEHEWPNGCMQSGHCVRAVHAETNAIVQAALNGVSTRDSTLYVTCQPCNGCAKMIINAGILKVVFDGDYPDAFAMEMFREAGLEVIRLRSDAAGVGEKLL